A segment of the Siphonobacter curvatus genome:
GGGTCATTGGATTTGGTTAGAAAGCTTTTCCAGCTCTCACCCGGGTGACTCCACCCACTTCCCCAGCAGCCGTAGTTTGAATTAATGGTGAGTGTAAAACCGTTGCGGTGGTGATTGGCATCAGGCCATTCGTTGATAAAGAAATAAGCCCAATCCCCGTTGTGATGCAGATAAAAGCAGAGTGGGGTTTTGTTTTCAATACTCATACTTCCTGTAAGTTTTGGGGTTGCAAAAAATGGTTTTGAGAAAGCCAGAGCTCATCGAGTGGATGGAACTTGCCGTTTTCGGCGATGTCCTTCTCCCGGGCCAGCCGCTCGGATAGCTCACGCTGATCGGAATCCCGGGTGGCTTTACGGGTATCTTTAATCAGGTAGACGATGTAGCCGAAGCCGATCGAAATAGCGAGTACTGCATAAAAATTTTCCATTACTAGAATTTCAAAGGTTAGTTTTCATCACTCATGGTCACAGAAGGCCTCAAACTTGGGCTAGAAGCCTCGAACTCTATCCAGTTGAACATCTCCCCCAACCGATCAGCAAAACGCCCGCCATACGCCTTTTTCAAATCTTCCAGACTTCCGTTGGTGGTGGCATGGAATCGGAAGTACTGCCCGACGCACTTGCTGTAAATCTTTTCGAGTAGCCCCTGCATCACGTTCTGGCGATCGGAAAAGTGGTGGCCTTCGCCTTCCGTACCCAGATCATCAAAGCACCAACCAATGGCATCATGCCAGTACTGCGAGCGGTAGGCGTTGGGAGCAGGACGAGTAAATACGGTAATGCCTTCTTCTCCTCCACCCTTGCTACTTTTGAACCGCTCGACGACATCACGAACCGAAAAGACATTGAAGGGCTCTACGGCAAAGTTTCTGTCCCCCAATTGCAGGTTGCCAAGGATTTCCATAAGCCTGGTCTTTCCGCAGCCTACAGGCCCAGTGAGCAGCAGACCTTTGCTAAGCGAGAAGTTTAATCCTGCCGACCGGCCTAGTTCCTCAAAGCGGGGGTCTTTTGCCAAGTACAGACACAACAGCGGCAAGATTCCTCCGTAGACCTCAGCCGAAAAGGGCTTGTCCCAATGTTCAGCCACTGCTTTCAGCTTTCCTGCTTCGGTGATCAGTTTAAGGATCTGGCTTGAGCTTAGTTCGGGCTTTAAGCTTTTAGGCATCCGTACGGCATCCAGGTAAGCAGCATTGCGACGATGAATCTGCAGGCGTTCCCGTTTTCTCTCCCGTTCTTTCTGGACATCTTCCTGAGTAGGCTCCCGCTTAAGCTTTAATCGCTTTTTGAGATTTTGCATTTCGTACTCACTGAGCTCAGGCAGATAATCCTCATCCACAATCTCAAGGATCGAGCTGGATGTGGTCCCAGCTTCGGGGTATGGACTTTCCCTGCTCTGGCTTTGGCCGGGATGTACTGTCAACGGGGATGTAGGAGCCGGATTTGGGTTTTGATTTTCCATGGGTTTGCGGGTTATCTTTTGCTGGGTTAAAGCCGTTCAGGCGGGAGATCATTTTCATGAAATGTTCAGCTGCACTCTCGAAGCTATCCCACTGCACGTTGCGGGCACCGTTGTAGCGAATGAAGTGAGCGATGAGATCGCGGTAGTCCTCATCCGAGTCCCGTTTGATGGATTTGATTTTCAAACAGGCGTGCTCGCGGCACTTGGCATTTTCAAACAGCCATCCAGCGACTTCCAACGGAGAAGGGCCCACGGGGATGAGGTTTTTGATCTGCTCCCGATTGGCCTGAACAAAGTGCGGCGTTTCGCCTTTTTCAAAACATTCAGAATCGCCTTTTTTACCTTCTTCTTCTAAGTTTTCTTTTTTACTTTCTTCTTTACTTTCTACCTTATATAAAGCACTGAACCATAGTTCAGGGTTACCCTGAACTATGGTTCCATGTAATTCCGAACTGTGGTTCAGGGTAAGTTCGATTGACACTGAACTAGAGTTCATAGTAGAATCACTGTACCCTGAACTGTGGTTCAGCGTAGTTTTATCCGAACCTGAACTGTGGTTCAGGGTGAGTTCTAACGTATCATTGTATACGTCTGACACTGAACTACAGTTCAGTGTTCCTATTTTGATAATACGATTCTTGCCTCCACTTGTTACCAAGTAGCCAGCAGCTTCCAATTCTCGTATCATCAAAATCACATATCGTTCGCTAACTGAGAAATAAGCAGCAAAGTGTTTATTCTTTGCGGTACACTTACCATTGTCACGGCATAGCCCCATTACATGACCCAAAAAGAGCTTGTGAATTGGAAGAATGGGCAATGCCATAACTTCAGCAGGTACCCATATGCCGGTAGACTTACTCATAAGGCGGATTAAAACAATTCTGAAAGCGTAATGGATCGTTCTTTACGATAGATCGTAGCCTGATTCGTATCGTGCATTTTCATGAGCGTATACGCAGTGGACCGGGCCATGCTGAAACCAGTGGCTGCCTGGATAATACCCGCGACCATGACCATGTAGAGAAGATCATCCGACTCTATGTTCTGATCGCTCAGACATACAATCCGTTCCCGAGGCTTTACTCCTGCACGGATTAGATCAGACGACACCTTTTGCAGAGCAAGTTCTCTTAGCGAAGTATTTACGTCTGTCTCTAAATCGATACTCGCAAAAGGATTTGCTTTTAAGTCAGCCTCTCCATGGGTTTCTTCCTCCGCAACAGTCACCTGCGTTGTGCCTAACAATCCATCGATAATCACTTCGATGACCGCTGGCATGAGAAGCGACGTAGTCCAGCAATTGCCCAGTTGCCAGCCACTATCACCTTTACGAATGATCTTCTCTTTGACCAGAAAACTCCTATTCTGCAATTCCTTTAAAAGGCCGTCGGGCATACGAAACTGCTTGATGATGGCAAGCATTCCACCCTCTACCTTGGAGAAGTAATACTTGGATAGATTCTTATCCACCCAGCCTACAAACCCTTGTACATCCGGTTGATTGTTCATTGATTTATCAAATTAAGGTATAGTATTCCCTGCTCATCCGGACCGGCATAGCCAGCCGGAGAGTGTGCCATCCAACCCATTCCGTTTTCTAACGGATGAGCAGGGAATGAATGCGTTAGGCCGCTTTGGCTGGTTCGATGATTTCTAGTATTGGCGTTTTTTTGACTTCCAGAATCTCCCAGTCGGTAGACTTACCCCAGGCTGCAATTACGTCTGCCACCGCATCGAGTACGCTATTGGCCTGAACGAGTACCACCGTCTTGGTGAGCTTGATTTTCTTGCTCTTTTCGTTAAAGGTTTCAATCCCTACAATGGCCTTGTAAAAGGGCAGACTACTGTTTTTTTCATTGTAGATAATCTCTGACACCTTGTACTTGCGTACGGCATCCACGTTGACGCCGGATCCTGCGTACTGTACCGTGGTGGCCTCCGCGTCGGTAATGCTGACAGCCTCAGCTAAACGCTGATCTTTAAAGGTTTTCATCTTTCCCGAATGCGGGTCAACGTCAGTCCGGAAGGAGGTGGTTAAATATTTCATAGGTAGTTAAGTTTGGGATTCTAGCGACAAGGACAGGATTCGAACCTGCATTGGGTCACTTACGCTTTAGTGATTTCGAGGCTCTATCGTACACCTCTCAGTCTCTCGCTATCGCCGCCCATCCAACGATGATTAGATTGCGTCTACCCGTTCCGCCACCTTGTCCGTTTATTACTCTTCCAGTGTCATTCCCGGCCCGTTTGGCTGCTCCAGTAAAAGCAGCGTAGAAGGCAGGGAGTCTGCGAGTAGTTTATTCCTAGCCTGGAGCTTTTCGTTTTCCCGCCGCAGATCCTTGATCTCCTGCTCATAGGATTCGCAGCTACAAAATTTCAGGTTCAAAGCCAGTAGGATTCCGCTAACGATGATCCCTATAGGTAGCAGCCGTTTCACTGGCTTACCCAGCGGGCGGCTATCATTCCTACAATAAACACAGCCAGGCAAAACAGACTCCAGAAAACCGCCAGCAAACAATCCGGGGCGTTGAAGTAAAACGCGATCAGATACACCGTAAGGGCAAATCCGGCCAGCGTGCCGATAATAAACAGCGGAATAATACCGGATTCAAACTCCTCTT
Coding sequences within it:
- a CDS encoding DUF4494 family protein, whose amino-acid sequence is MKYLTTSFRTDVDPHSGKMKTFKDQRLAEAVSITDAEATTVQYAGSGVNVDAVRKYKVSEIIYNEKNSSLPFYKAIVGIETFNEKSKKIKLTKTVVLVQANSVLDAVADVIAAWGKSTDWEILEVKKTPILEIIEPAKAA
- a CDS encoding helix-turn-helix domain-containing protein is translated as MSKSTGIWVPAEVMALPILPIHKLFLGHVMGLCRDNGKCTAKNKHFAAYFSVSERYVILMIRELEAAGYLVTSGGKNRIIKIGTLNCSSVSDVYNDTLELTLNHSSGSDKTTLNHSSGYSDSTMNSSSVSIELTLNHSSELHGTIVQGNPELWFSALYKVESKEESKKENLEEEGKKGDSECFEKGETPHFVQANREQIKNLIPVGPSPLEVAGWLFENAKCREHACLKIKSIKRDSDEDYRDLIAHFIRYNGARNVQWDSFESAAEHFMKMISRLNGFNPAKDNPQTHGKSKPKSGSYIPVDSTSRPKPEQGKSIPRSWDHIQLDP
- a CDS encoding P-loop NTPase family protein, which translates into the protein MQNLKKRLKLKREPTQEDVQKERERKRERLQIHRRNAAYLDAVRMPKSLKPELSSSQILKLITEAGKLKAVAEHWDKPFSAEVYGGILPLLCLYLAKDPRFEELGRSAGLNFSLSKGLLLTGPVGCGKTRLMEILGNLQLGDRNFAVEPFNVFSVRDVVERFKSSKGGGEEGITVFTRPAPNAYRSQYWHDAIGWCFDDLGTEGEGHHFSDRQNVMQGLLEKIYSKCVGQYFRFHATTNGSLEDLKKAYGGRFADRLGEMFNWIEFEASSPSLRPSVTMSDEN